One Companilactobacillus heilongjiangensis genomic window, ATAACGACTGATGGAACTTTGATAACACTGAGAATGCCGTACAACAATGTTATAGGAATCGTCTGTGTCAAATAAATCCCGAAGGATACTTTGGACATATTTTTAATAATTCGGTCGATCCATTGTGGTAATCCCTTTTCTCGAGCATGCGCGTATTGCCGCCCAATCCAGAAAACAAAGGCAATCATAAAGACGTCATAAATAAAAATATATGGTTGATGAATTGATTCAGTCGCACTCATACTCAGCTTCAAAATTTTTAGATTACCGAAGAATAAGGCAACGGTTCCCAAAGCGAGAACCAATGTAGACCAGCCAATGACTCGGTGATTTTTTTCAATAAAACGGTCAACTTCATCGTAATGGATGGCAACGAATGCTCCAGCGATAAAGTAGAATTGATAAACTAAAATATTCATTCCGTAAGCTCTAAATAAATACCACCAGCTGCTCCGATCAACACCAGGCAACCAATACTTGATTCCAATTACCAGCAACAACTGAATCAAAGCACTACCTACCAAAATGGCAATATGATGATTTTTCAACTTCTTAAACATGTAAACCAACAGTGGAAAAATCAAATACAACTGAAACGTCACTAAAATGTAGTACATATAATATTTATTTCCGTGAATGATTGCATCAAATAAATTTTTAAAGTAATTCGGCCAATTCAATGCGACACCAGCCGTAATCGTTGCGAACCACATCATAATGGCATTCCAGCCAACATAAGGAATCCCAACGCTGATATAACGTTTCTTCCAAAAATTGAACCAATGCGGTTCTTTATTGTAATAATTAAGTACCAAAACGAGCCCAGTCATAAACATAAAACCCATTCTAGTAAAATGAAGTGCCAAATGAGTTGCTTCAAGAAGAAGCTCACTGCCAGATCCGCTACCAACGTTATTTTTAAAGGCAGTTGTCGTATGATTCAACAACACACCACCGATAAAAATCACACGCATCAGATCAACTTCATGGAGATATCTTTTCTTCTTTACTCTTCCTTGCGTCAAAAGTTCACCTCTGTTTGTTAAATATGCCGCCTCCACAGCGGGTGGAATTTTCTCGCACTCGGAGACTTGTTTGACTAGATTTTTTGATTCATATAATTAATGAAACTAAGCATTTTTTTATTTCGTTCAAAAGCATATATAAGTTATAGCACCCCGTTGGTATTAGGGTCTTGATGATTGAATAAGGTTAATATAAGAAAATCTTAGAGAGCGAAACAAGGGCGGTCAGCTCCCGAGCATTTTTGTAGATAAGTAAATCGCACGCAAAATCGGCATGCAATTTACTTATCTACAAAAAGCGGAAGAAGTTGCCCTTGTGTAGCTCGTTTTAGAGCCACTGCCTATATAACTCTCAGATACTTAAAAACAAAAAAATAGATGAATCCTCCCAACCAATCAGGAAAAATTCATCCAATAATCAAATACCATCAAACCAAATCAACTAAATATTTTTAAAGTCCAAATGACCCGATTTTATATAAAAACCCAGCCTCCGGGTGACAGTGATGGAGCCAGCAGTGGAAAGTGTCGTTAGAACGAGCGAACTTCTCGTTCTTACAACACTAGGACGACTTTTGAGACGTGGGCTTCGGCTCAAAATCGAGGCCCGAGACCGCCTTTCGGCTCGGACCGGTCCCAACTTGCAGGCTGCAATCACTGTCACCCGGAGGCGGCATATTTCAATACAAAAAATGGAGTCCCATAAAAGAGGACTCCAAAATCATTATTCAGCTAATTCAGTTCGAGCCCGGTCAATCTGGGCTAAAACTTGTTGGAAGCCTGTCCCGCCAAAAGAATTTCTTCTCTCGACAGCAACTTCCGGCTTCAAAACATCATAGACATCTTCTTCAATCAAAGGTGATATCTGTTTAAATTCTTCCATTGAAATATCTTGCAAATTCTTACCAGTCTGGAGGCCTTTCAAGACTAATTCACCCACGATGCCATGAGCTTGTCTGAAAGGAATTCCCTTCGTAGCCAAATAATCTGCTAATTCAGTGGCGTTTGAAAAATCGTGAGTCGTTGCCTTGTACATGTTCTCTTTTTTAACCTTCACAGTTGAAAGCATCCCGTTGAAAACTCTCAAAGCTGGCAGAATAGTTTTGACAGTATCAAAAACGCCCTCTTTATCCTCTTGTAAGTCTTTGTTATAAGCCAAAGGCAAGGATTTCATTGTTGAAAGTAAACCTAAGAGATGTCCAAAGACACGTCCACTTTTACCACGGATCAACTCAGCCATATCAGGATTCTTTTTCTGAGGCATGATTGAGCTTCCCGTTGTATATTTGTCACTCAATTCCAAATAATTGAACTCGTAACTGACCCACATACTCAATTCTTCGCAAAAACGTGATAGATGCATCATTAGAATTGACGAATTGCTGAGAAATTCCAATGCAAAATCACGGTCTGACACGGCGTCCAACGAATTATTATAGACTTCAGAGAAGCCTAATTCGTCAGCCGTAAATTGACGATCAATTGGAAAAGTAGTTCCAGCCAACGCTGCGGCTCCAAGTGGTGAAATATCAGTGTGTTTTTGATTGAATTCAAAACGTTCGACATCTCGCTTGAGCATTGAGTAGTAAGCCATCAAATAATGACCATAA contains:
- the argH gene encoding argininosuccinate lyase — protein: MSTAKLWGGRFSAQADSWVDEFGASISFDQLMADEDIEGSLAHVKMLQKTGILSPEDVQQIVAGLESIQADLHQNKLHFTVENEDIHMNIESILTDRIGPVAGKLHTGRSRNDQVATDFHLYVKKRLPQIIEEIKTIQKTLVNLAADNVETIMPGYTHLQHAQPISYGHYLMAYYSMLKRDVERFEFNQKHTDISPLGAAALAGTTFPIDRQFTADELGFSEVYNNSLDAVSDRDFALEFLSNSSILMMHLSRFCEELSMWVSYEFNYLELSDKYTTGSSIMPQKKNPDMAELIRGKSGRVFGHLLGLLSTMKSLPLAYNKDLQEDKEGVFDTVKTILPALRVFNGMLSTVKVKKENMYKATTHDFSNATELADYLATKGIPFRQAHGIVGELVLKGLQTGKNLQDISMEEFKQISPLIEEDVYDVLKPEVAVERRNSFGGTGFQQVLAQIDRARTELAE
- a CDS encoding acyltransferase, which produces MTQGRVKKKRYLHEVDLMRVIFIGGVLLNHTTTAFKNNVGSGSGSELLLEATHLALHFTRMGFMFMTGLVLVLNYYNKEPHWFNFWKKRYISVGIPYVGWNAIMMWFATITAGVALNWPNYFKNLFDAIIHGNKYYMYYILVTFQLYLIFPLLVYMFKKLKNHHIAILVGSALIQLLLVIGIKYWLPGVDRSSWWYLFRAYGMNILVYQFYFIAGAFVAIHYDEVDRFIEKNHRVIGWSTLVLALGTVALFFGNLKILKLSMSATESIHQPYIFIYDVFMIAFVFWIGRQYAHAREKGLPQWIDRIIKNMSKVSFGIYLTQTIPITLLYGILSVIKVPSVVMLLLLPFGYAFVLGGAFLISWFCYKVPPFGVLIGRPQWHLSKARKEAKGVKENVKNNESIKQAIRE